The following nucleotide sequence is from Aerosakkonema funiforme FACHB-1375.
CTCATCCAGATGATATTGCCGCAGCTCGCAAACAGGTTGAAGCTGCTCGTGCTGAGCTTAAACGATTGGAACAACAGTTAAAATACAATAAAGATCAACTTCAGCGCACGCAATTGTTAATGCCTATAGATGGTTATTTAGTCACTCCCTATCTCGACCAAAAGGTGGGCAGTTATTTAGATCGAGGCGATACATTTGCAGTCAGTGAGGACGATCGCCACATTCGCGGTGAGGTGAAAGTTCCGGAGTATAATGCAGGTGAATTCGTTGTGGGTGCAGAGGTGGAAGTCAAACTTGCTGCATATCCGGATGTATCTTTTATGGGAAAAGTAGTTTCGATCGAGCCTACTGCTGCTAGCGAGTCGAGTTCTGCGACTACTACTGGCGAACATACTTCTAGTTCGACAGAACGAATTATTAGAGTGATTGTAGACCTTCCCAATGTAGACAAAACCCTGAAAGCCGGACTGACTGGTTATGCAAAAATTCAAGGTAGCGATAAACCAGTAATTGTAGCATTTACTCGTCCCATTGTCCGCTACATACAACTGGAAGTTTGGTCTTGGTTACCTTGATTATATTTAGACCTCGCTAGATTAATCAATTTTAACCGATATTGGCATAAGTTAAAAAAGCAAAAGATAAGTCAGCAGCACGTAAATTGGCATTACTTAGATTGGCATCTCTCAGCTTGGTACGTGAGAGGTCTGCATCAGATAAGTTAACATGATGAAGGTTTGCACTTTCCAAGTTAGCTTTGCTCAAGTTTATACGTAAAAGATTGGCATAATATAAATTAGTTTTACTCAAGTTAGCACCTGAAAGGTTAGCATCCACTAAGTTAGCCTCTCTCAGATTAATACCTTCTAGATTGGCATTCTGTAAGTCAGCCTCTCTCAAGTCAGCTTTAGAAAAATCTCTTTCTCCTGTGGCATAACGAGTGATTAGTTCAGCAGCATCCATATATACTTTTTTGGTAAAATCACAGCTAACGAAATTATCCCAAAAATTTGTCAGGTGCTGTCGTAAAGCTAATTATGCAGCGTGTAAAGTTTTGTTACATAAATAAACTGTTTGAAATGGCGATCGCATATAAAAAGATGCACGGCGAGGCAAAACCTGAGCATCCATTGCAACCGCTAAAATAAGGCTTGAGTCCTTGTTGCCGTGACGCTTACCATGACCGCACACACTCCCGTACAATTCCTAGACGCCTTTGATGTTATCGTTGTCGGTGCAGGTCACTCCGGCTGCGAAGCCGCACTTGCTACCGCACGACTCGGTTGTCGCACTCTGCTGCTAACGCTGAATCTGGATAAAATTGCTTGGCAACCGTGCAATCCCGCAGTAGGTGGCCCTGCGAAGTCGCAATTGACACATGAGGTAGATGCACTCGGCGGCGAAATCGGTAAAATGGCCGATCGCACTTATCTGCAAAAGCGCGTGTTAAACTCCTCCAGAGGGCCGGCAGTTTGGGCTTTACGCGCACAAACTGACAAGCGGGAATATGCGGCGATGATGAAACGGATTGTCGAAAATCAGGAAAATCTGACAGTCCGCGAAGGTATGGTGACGGATTTGGTACTCGGTAAAAATGACGAGATTATCGGTGTCGAAACATACTTCGGCGTGGCGTTTCAGTGCAAATCCGTAATTCTAACTACCGGTACATTCCTGGGTGGTAAGATTTGGGTGGGTAACAAATCGATGGCGGCGGGACGTGCGGGGGAATTTGCTGCTGTTGGTTTGACGGAAACATTAAATAGATTGGGTTTTGAAACGGGACGTTTAAAGACGGGAACTCCGGCGCGAGTTGATAAGCGATCGGTCGATTACAGTAAAATGGAATCGCAACCGGGTGATGCAGAGGTGCGCTGGTTCAGCTTTGACCCGGAAGTTTGGGTGGAACGGGAACAAATGCCGTGTCACATGACCCGCACCACCGCAGAAACTCATCGC
It contains:
- a CDS encoding pentapeptide repeat-containing protein, translating into MDAAELITRYATGERDFSKADLREADLQNANLEGINLREANLVDANLSGANLSKTNLYYANLLRINLSKANLESANLHHVNLSDADLSRTKLRDANLSNANLRAADLSFAFLTYANIG